The Bacteroidota bacterium genomic sequence ACGACCTGTGCAGTCCATAAGGAAAAGAATCAAGATCGCCGTCCTGCATTACCATCAGCCCGTCGGCAATTCTTACGATATATTCCTTCACCTTTGGGTCATCCGATGCGCGATACCATTCCGCCAAACCTAAAAGGAGTTCCGAGCTGACGTCCGCACCTGATTCATAGACAAGCCATTCCGGTATTCGAAACCCTCCTTTCGTCTTCTCCTTTCCGTAATTTTTAAGGAGGGCATCGATATGCGGCAGCGCGCGCATGACGCCTGTCTTCAATTTTGCTGCAAAGGCCGTGTCGATATTTTTGAATATCCGGTACCCCATCGACATGCTCCAGACGCCCCGCGCAGCCCACCAGCCGAATGATTTGATGCTTGTCGTTCCCGTCCGGTTGATCGTGTGGTCGGCAAAAATGAAATTGTAAAACTCGCCGTCATCCGTTTCCATTGCCGATACAAATTTCAACAGCGACCGGGCGTCCTCCAGAGCAGAGGCGTCGCGATGAAGTTCATAGTACCGCAGCATGACGACGGCAGCGCGGGCTGCATCGTCCACGCAGGCAATCCCTTCCGGGCCGGATTCCTTTGCATCGACCCAATTGAAGTCGGGATAATTTGAATAGATGTGGACAATACTGACCGTATCGCCGTAGAAATCTATCTTCTCCGTGAGATGCTTCAGATGCCCGAAATTCACCAGCGAGGATTGTTCCTGTGCTTGCGCCACAGAAACAAACGCTGCAAGGAGCAGGAATATTTTCAAAGAGCTTCTCACGATTTCGTAGTGGACGTTGACCTCAGAAATTTCTTCAACGATGCGGCATCCGGAAGGGCGGGGATCGCTCCCTGCTTCGAGGCTGTCAGCGCACCGGCGGCATTCGCCGTCCGGCATATCAAGGCAAGCTCGCTCAACGATAGCTCGCCGATGTTTTTCCCGGTTCGAACAAGTCTGTGCAGCAGCGCCGCATAAAACCCGTCGCCGCAGCCCGTGGTGTCCGCGTTCTTGACGCGAAAGCCGTTGACGAATCCTGAATGGTTTGCTGTCCTGAAAAAACATCCTTTTTCACCCAGCGTCACGACGACGATCGCAGGTCCCATCGAAAGAAAAAACTCCGATGCCGACTCGACCTCCTGCATGCCGGACAGGAACGACGCCTCTTCACCGTTCATCCGAAGAATATCCGATAGACGGACCGCCTTCAGAATAACCTTGCGGGCCTCGGCGCGTGAATTCCATAATGCCAGCCGCAAATTCGGGTCGAAAGAGAGCAAGCAGCCTTCGCGGCGCACTCGCTTGGCGATGCGGAAGAAGGAGGTTCTCGCCGGTTCGTGCAGCAGCAAAAAAGAGCTGATGGCAACGATCTTCGACCTTGACACCGCTGCAAAGTTCACATCACCGGGAAAGAGCTGCTCGTCGGCCGGCTGTTTTTCCCAGAATTCAAAGTCGCGTCCCCCCAATGCCGTCACCGAGACAAACGCCAGGCGTGTTTTATGCGCGGCATCAAAACTTACTCCGGACGTTTCAACGCCGAACCCGGCAAGTTCGGTACGGAGGAATTTTCCGAACGGATCGTCACCGACTTTCCCGATAAACGCGGAACGGGTCCCTAGCTTCGCAAGCCCGACCGCAACGTTTGCCGGAGCGCCGCCGGCCAGCTTCAAAAATCCTTCCGTGTCGGAAAGTGTTCTTCCTTTTTTTGTCGAGACAAAATCGATCAGCGCTTCGCCGATACATGTCACTTCTGAATGCGATTTCATCGGCTGGGTTCGATGATACTCTTGAGGGTTTTCCCTTCCCGTTGGAACGCCAGCGCTTCAAGCACACCGTCAAGGGGAAATTTATCGATGCGGAACGCGTCGACCCGGACCTTTCCCCCATGAAGAAGGGCGATCGACCGTGAAAACGTGTTCGGGTTGACATACGACCCGACCACGGTGAGTTCCTTAAAGTAGATCTGATTCGGTTCGACGGATATTTTTTCACCGATCGGACAAACACCGAAAAACTCGACCGTCCCTCCGCGCCTGGCAAGTTCCAGCGAAAGCTGAGCGGTCTGGGGTTTCCCGACGCATTCAATGACGACGTCCGCCCCGACATGAGTGATGTCCATGATAGCGCCTTTAATATCGACCTCCACAGGGTTGAAAATAGTGTCCGCTTTCAGCACGGCGGCAATTTGCCGCTTCTGTTCCAGCGGCTCGACGAGGATCGTACGCCCCGCGCCGGCGTTCTGCGCAAGCTGCAGCATGATCAGGCCGATCGTTCCGCCGCCGACGATGACGACCGTGTCCCCTGCTTTGATGCCAGCCTTGTCGATGCCGTGGATGGCGCACGATACCGGTTCGACAAATGCGGCTGCTTCCGTCTGCATGTCGTTGGGGAGGAGATAAATCTGTTTTTCGGGCACAAAACAGTATTCCGCCATGCCGCCGTCGCGGTCAACGCCGAGCGCTTTCAAATGATCGCACAGATGGACCAGCCCGCGGCGGCAATAAAAACAGACGCCGCAGGAAATGTTCGGGTCGACGGCCGCGCGCTGTCCAGGAGCTATCCCGTGAACCGCGAGACCGACCTCCTCGACCACTCCGGTGAACTCGTGCCCGAGCACGACCGGCGGAGTTGAGCGGGATGTACCCTCCACTATATGAACATCTGTTCCGCAGACGCCGCACGCCTGAATTTTCAGGAGGACCTCGTTCGGGAGAAGCGTTCGCAGCGGCGTCGAACGGACAGCGAACGAGTGCGGCTTTTCAAAGAGGGCGACTTTCATATTCAGTATCAATAGACAATTCTGAGTGTTTGCTTTTTTTCCGAACCGATGAAATTGACGACGAGCATTTCACCGCCGGCGCTGTTCCGGGAACGAACGACGGCGCTGACGGGCTTCCCGTCAACTGTAATTCTCACGGCTTTCTTCACGCCGATGACCTTTGCAGCGACCGAATGTCCTTTAAATGAAGAAACTACACATTGCAGCGCTTTCGTTTTTTCGGAATAGCTGACCGCATAGAGAATCGCGTTGACGCTCTCCAGATA encodes the following:
- a CDS encoding carbohydrate kinase, producing MKSHSEVTCIGEALIDFVSTKKGRTLSDTEGFLKLAGGAPANVAVGLAKLGTRSAFIGKVGDDPFGKFLRTELAGFGVETSGVSFDAAHKTRLAFVSVTALGGRDFEFWEKQPADEQLFPGDVNFAAVSRSKIVAISSFLLLHEPARTSFFRIAKRVRREGCLLSFDPNLRLALWNSRAEARKVILKAVRLSDILRMNGEEASFLSGMQEVESASEFFLSMGPAIVVVTLGEKGCFFRTANHSGFVNGFRVKNADTTGCGDGFYAALLHRLVRTGKNIGELSLSELALICRTANAAGALTASKQGAIPALPDAASLKKFLRSTSTTKS
- a CDS encoding zinc-dependent alcohol dehydrogenase family protein, with amino-acid sequence MKVALFEKPHSFAVRSTPLRTLLPNEVLLKIQACGVCGTDVHIVEGTSRSTPPVVLGHEFTGVVEEVGLAVHGIAPGQRAAVDPNISCGVCFYCRRGLVHLCDHLKALGVDRDGGMAEYCFVPEKQIYLLPNDMQTEAAAFVEPVSCAIHGIDKAGIKAGDTVVIVGGGTIGLIMLQLAQNAGAGRTILVEPLEQKRQIAAVLKADTIFNPVEVDIKGAIMDITHVGADVVIECVGKPQTAQLSLELARRGGTVEFFGVCPIGEKISVEPNQIYFKELTVVGSYVNPNTFSRSIALLHGGKVRVDAFRIDKFPLDGVLEALAFQREGKTLKSIIEPSR